The following are encoded in a window of Desulfurellaceae bacterium genomic DNA:
- a CDS encoding MotA/TolQ/ExbB proton channel family protein: MTKTLSNIIALVVSVVAVHITYIGYIRPQASLVLEASRQAGQSAPRHLVVILKDYEQEICLILMLWGMFLILGKCLAILREQYLFSVDLLEEPAQEPEEAAEGEAAEDSPGEFHGLSSALKTLETLPPDIRETPLVKTLMTSLRRFLITQDVQNTSDAIESSVEALALKQDAENSMIRYLIWAIPSIGFIGTVRGIGQALSQADQALAGDIAGMTESLGIAFNSTLVALLISIALMFMLHQLQRLQDNLVVDTQDYCEAFLLNRISKGGDDAHPVKLESSPSLSVGRN, encoded by the coding sequence ATGACGAAAACCCTGTCGAACATTATCGCCCTGGTGGTGTCTGTGGTGGCCGTGCATATCACCTATATCGGCTACATCCGGCCACAGGCGTCGCTGGTGCTCGAAGCGTCCAGACAGGCCGGCCAGTCGGCTCCCCGCCATCTCGTCGTCATCCTCAAGGATTACGAGCAAGAAATTTGTCTGATCCTGATGCTGTGGGGGATGTTTCTCATTCTCGGCAAATGCCTTGCCATTCTGCGCGAGCAGTACCTGTTTTCCGTTGACCTGCTCGAAGAACCCGCCCAAGAACCCGAAGAGGCGGCCGAGGGTGAGGCGGCCGAAGACTCCCCGGGCGAATTCCACGGCTTGAGCAGCGCCCTGAAAACGCTCGAAACTCTGCCCCCCGATATCCGCGAAACGCCGCTGGTCAAGACCCTCATGACGAGCCTGCGCCGCTTCCTGATCACCCAGGATGTCCAGAACACGTCTGACGCCATCGAGTCCAGCGTTGAGGCCCTGGCGCTCAAACAGGATGCCGAGAATTCCATGATCCGCTATCTCATCTGGGCCATCCCGTCGATCGGATTCATCGGCACCGTGCGGGGCATCGGCCAGGCCCTGTCTCAGGCCGATCAGGCGCTTGCCGGTGATATCGCCGGGATGACCGAGAGCCTGGGCATTGCGTTCAATTCCACCTTGGTCGCGCTGCTGATCAGCATCGCCCTGATGTTCATGCTGCATCAGCTCCAACGGCTGCAAGATAATCTGGTTGTCGATACGCAGGACTACTGCGAGGCGTTCCTGCTTAATCGCATCAGCAAAGGTGGTGATGATGCCCACCCGGTCAAGCTGGAATCATCACCATCTTTGTCGGTAGGTCGAAACTGA
- a CDS encoding VWA domain-containing protein — translation MSCGLGAIVLVFMLVKDNPERAEPETALLQADLSRLEQLHQELRSGIQALSDQSRAADSRLQSVSQELSRLQDEANKTRDAADAKRQRLAALEETITQTNITTQSDVIEIPKAGQETYLIGLKVEGQKIGLLIDVSASMTDETLLAVIRRKNSSDLDKKAGPKWRRTKEIVSWLLARLPDRSQVSVVTYNEKAGHLGGQQWKPSRDPSSLEGILRDLEAVVPSGPTNLQAGLKAIYAMSPTHLYLVTDGLPTQGSSGYSSLNPFAACSALWGRSSNISGACRAKLFRHTIQDTWQTDRLPVNVILLPIEGDPGAAFEYWQWAALSGGLLITPAETWP, via the coding sequence ATGTCCTGTGGGTTGGGCGCGATTGTGCTCGTGTTCATGCTGGTCAAGGATAACCCGGAGAGAGCCGAGCCCGAGACCGCGCTGCTGCAGGCCGACCTGAGCCGCCTCGAACAACTCCACCAGGAACTCCGCAGCGGTATCCAGGCGCTCAGCGACCAGAGCCGGGCGGCTGACAGCCGCCTGCAGTCCGTCTCCCAGGAGCTGTCGCGTCTGCAGGACGAGGCGAACAAAACCCGCGACGCGGCAGACGCCAAGCGACAGCGGCTGGCGGCGCTCGAAGAGACGATTACCCAAACGAATATCACCACCCAATCGGATGTCATCGAAATTCCCAAGGCGGGCCAGGAAACCTACCTGATCGGTCTCAAGGTCGAAGGCCAGAAGATCGGTCTGCTCATTGATGTCAGCGCCTCGATGACCGATGAGACCCTGCTGGCGGTCATTCGCCGCAAAAATTCTTCGGACCTGGACAAAAAAGCCGGCCCCAAATGGCGCCGCACCAAGGAAATCGTCAGCTGGCTGCTGGCCCGCCTGCCCGACCGCTCGCAAGTGAGCGTCGTGACCTATAATGAGAAGGCCGGGCATTTGGGCGGACAGCAGTGGAAACCGAGTCGTGACCCGAGTAGTCTGGAGGGCATTCTGCGCGATCTTGAGGCGGTTGTTCCCTCGGGTCCGACCAATCTCCAGGCCGGCCTCAAAGCCATCTATGCGATGAGCCCCACCCACCTGTACCTTGTCACCGATGGCCTGCCCACGCAGGGCAGTTCGGGCTACAGCAGCCTCAACCCGTTTGCCGCCTGTAGCGCGCTGTGGGGCCGGTCCAGCAACATCTCCGGCGCATGTCGGGCCAAACTCTTCCGACATACGATTCAGGACACCTGGCAGACCGACCGCCTGCCGGTCAACGTCATCCTGCTGCCGATTGAGGGCGACCCCGGGGCGGCGTTCGAGTACTGGCAGTGGGCGGCCCTGTCGGGCGGCCTGCTCATCACGCCTGCGGAGACCTGGCCATGA
- a CDS encoding DUF2283 domain-containing protein, with protein sequence MKLHVDKEADALYLRLDDSSIVESKEVSPGVVLDYNEANEVVGVEMLHLSKRSPNLNLSALEFETA encoded by the coding sequence ATGAAACTCCACGTCGATAAGGAAGCCGACGCCCTTTACCTGCGTCTCGACGATTCCTCCATCGTCGAGTCCAAAGAGGTCTCGCCGGGTGTAGTACTCGATTACAACGAGGCGAACGAAGTGGTGGGTGTAGAAATGCTCCATCTCTCAAAACGCTCCCCCAATCTGAATCTCTCCGCCCTGGAATTTGAGACGGCGTAA
- a CDS encoding SUMF1/EgtB/PvdO family nonheme iron enzyme encodes MNRFEQRIKSARHYQRSRYGTIAIALVGGVLVVALTVVFMTGTSVKIAPADAAQTGSVSAEAGIAVAVSGVVYALSSQPVVAVSAPGFQTASRQIQPHERGGVISVTLQELPGHLYARCTVMTTSSGSDHRVPCSTSPAGETTRWSLNDDRLATGAEFERELLPGEYRLGVNHPYYQTVEQRITIGRGERLELDIPLQQVEGEVFIQSLPTGASVSLNGVAAGTTPLRTRLAGGTHRLDVALDGYARVSESLELTNDVALVERSYRLRRPTATLAFEVSPPNGSLLVNGKRVNPAQNHSVAANTQVNVTYLSPGYTSLSRKLVAPAQQTTRVRLHLQPEFGRVEVRARPQARVFIDGAEHGATPLSLSLATKPQTISLRRPGHRTIDKQITPSPAHTTVIDESLATEFAARLAEAPKRYANAAGVELILFHPTRFTMGAPRHQKGQRANEFERQVTLRKPFYSGKYEITNAQFQKFKPDHRGTAELPVTAIGWLDAAMFCNWLSRQEDLPPFYRIRNGELVGLDTTSDGYRLLTEAEWEWLARRAGRKAETVFPWGDEAVLPPRTGNVADESTQGSTRFYVPNYTDGHAGLAPVGSFPAELSGLHDLTGNVSEWVHDYYAIVADPTAAGTVDPLGPASGQSHVIKGSSWRSGSLTPLRAAYRDGLREGRDDVGFRIARYLYADEENATGAR; translated from the coding sequence ATGAACCGATTTGAGCAACGCATTAAAAGCGCCCGACACTACCAACGCAGCCGCTACGGGACCATCGCAATTGCGCTGGTGGGCGGCGTGCTGGTTGTCGCACTGACTGTCGTCTTCATGACCGGAACCTCGGTCAAGATCGCACCCGCGGACGCGGCCCAGACCGGCTCCGTCAGCGCTGAGGCCGGCATTGCAGTCGCCGTCTCGGGCGTGGTGTATGCCCTAAGCTCACAGCCCGTGGTTGCCGTGAGCGCGCCCGGCTTTCAAACCGCCAGCCGCCAGATTCAGCCCCACGAACGGGGCGGTGTGATCAGCGTCACGCTTCAGGAGTTACCCGGCCACTTATATGCACGGTGCACGGTGATGACCACCTCGTCAGGAAGCGATCATCGTGTACCGTGTTCAACCAGCCCGGCGGGTGAGACCACCCGCTGGTCGCTGAACGACGACCGGCTGGCCACAGGCGCCGAGTTCGAGCGCGAACTCCTGCCGGGCGAATACCGGCTTGGCGTCAATCATCCCTATTACCAGACCGTTGAACAGCGGATTACCATTGGCCGGGGCGAACGGCTTGAACTCGACATTCCGCTCCAGCAGGTGGAGGGCGAGGTCTTCATTCAGTCTCTTCCGACCGGCGCCTCGGTCAGCCTCAACGGCGTGGCGGCCGGAACAACGCCGCTGCGCACCCGTCTGGCCGGCGGCACGCATCGGCTCGATGTGGCACTCGACGGCTATGCACGGGTTTCCGAAAGCCTGGAGCTGACCAACGACGTGGCCCTGGTCGAGCGCTCCTACCGTCTTCGGCGGCCAACCGCGACCCTGGCCTTTGAGGTGAGTCCGCCGAACGGGAGCCTGCTGGTCAACGGCAAACGGGTTAACCCCGCTCAGAACCATAGCGTGGCGGCCAATACCCAGGTCAATGTCACCTATCTCAGCCCAGGCTATACCAGCCTGAGCCGTAAGCTGGTCGCTCCAGCCCAGCAAACCACCCGCGTGCGACTGCACTTGCAGCCCGAGTTCGGCCGGGTAGAGGTGCGGGCTCGGCCCCAGGCCCGCGTGTTCATCGACGGCGCGGAACACGGCGCGACGCCGCTAAGCCTGAGTCTGGCGACCAAACCCCAAACGATTTCCCTCAGGCGCCCGGGCCACCGGACGATTGACAAACAGATTACGCCGTCGCCCGCCCATACAACGGTGATAGACGAAAGCCTGGCTACCGAGTTTGCGGCGCGTCTGGCAGAAGCGCCCAAGCGGTATGCCAACGCTGCCGGTGTGGAACTGATCTTATTTCATCCAACCCGTTTCACCATGGGCGCGCCACGTCACCAGAAGGGCCAGCGGGCCAACGAGTTTGAGCGGCAGGTGACCCTCAGGAAACCGTTCTATTCGGGCAAATACGAAATCACCAACGCCCAGTTTCAGAAATTCAAGCCCGACCACCGCGGCACGGCCGAGTTGCCCGTGACCGCTATTGGCTGGCTGGATGCGGCGATGTTCTGCAACTGGCTGAGCCGCCAGGAAGATTTGCCGCCGTTTTACCGCATCAGGAACGGCGAACTGGTCGGCCTTGACACGACCTCGGACGGCTACCGGCTGCTGACGGAGGCCGAATGGGAGTGGCTGGCGCGCCGGGCGGGACGCAAGGCCGAGACCGTTTTCCCGTGGGGCGACGAAGCCGTCCTGCCGCCCCGGACCGGGAATGTTGCGGATGAGAGCACCCAGGGCAGCACACGGTTCTACGTCCCGAATTACACCGACGGACACGCCGGTTTGGCTCCGGTCGGGAGTTTTCCGGCTGAGTTGTCCGGACTCCACGATCTGACCGGCAACGTCAGCGAATGGGTCCATGACTATTATGCGATTGTGGCCGACCCGACGGCTGCCGGCACGGTCGATCCGCTCGGCCCGGCTTCCGGCCAGTCGCACGTCATCAAAGGCTCAAGTTGGCGCTCGGGCTCTCTGACCCCCCTGCGCGCGGCGTATAGAGACGGCCTGCGCGAGGGGCGCGACGATGTTGGGTTCAGAATAGCCAGATACCTGTACGCCGATGAGGAAAACGCGACAGGCGCACGCTAA
- the pilO gene encoding type 4a pilus biogenesis protein PilO — protein sequence MLDDFFDLRLQTRLLVYGLAVALLAGGYLSGLHFPQADQIARYHTKLAALRAERHRLQIQVAQDGTIRDNVAATERRLTELRTRLPEHTQTAQLLRQVAGLVQAAGLEVVLFRQQPEVKKTVYVEIPVEMSVRGGYHQTALFFDRVRQLDRIVHIGSLSMKKPDQETAGAGGQVETSFFATTYRLLSEDELAEQATHEERA from the coding sequence ATGTTGGACGATTTTTTTGATCTGCGCCTGCAAACCCGCCTCTTGGTGTACGGTTTAGCCGTTGCCCTGCTGGCCGGGGGGTACCTGTCTGGCCTCCATTTCCCGCAGGCAGACCAGATCGCCCGTTACCACACGAAGCTCGCCGCCCTGCGGGCCGAGCGGCACCGCCTCCAGATCCAGGTGGCCCAGGACGGGACAATCCGGGACAATGTCGCCGCCACCGAGCGCCGCTTGACCGAACTCAGGACCCGGTTGCCCGAACACACTCAGACCGCACAGCTGCTGCGTCAGGTTGCGGGCCTCGTCCAGGCTGCTGGCCTGGAGGTGGTTCTGTTTCGGCAGCAGCCCGAGGTCAAAAAAACCGTATATGTCGAGATTCCTGTCGAGATGTCGGTCAGAGGCGGCTACCACCAGACCGCGCTGTTCTTTGACCGGGTCAGGCAGCTCGACCGGATCGTGCATATCGGCAGCCTGAGCATGAAAAAACCGGATCAGGAGACGGCTGGGGCCGGCGGTCAGGTTGAAACGTCCTTTTTTGCCACAACCTATCGCCTGCTCAGTGAAGACGAACTGGCCGAGCAGGCCACGCATGAAGAGCGGGCATAA
- a CDS encoding pilus assembly protein PilP, which yields MCVSWTEPAVARSVACLGAILAMLICPGWVWTQVEPRPAEPADAQDAYDPRGKRDPFSSPFSQLSESPEPSAELHSPLQGIELEQVRLVGIVMNTEHARALVEDHTGSAYVVSPGTQIGPRGGVVKTIEPRRIIIEEYEANVSGKPQRTQHELTLMAATAAPARETQR from the coding sequence ATGTGTGTGTCTTGGACCGAACCCGCCGTCGCCCGGAGCGTTGCGTGCCTGGGCGCAATCCTTGCCATGCTGATTTGCCCCGGTTGGGTGTGGACGCAGGTGGAGCCCCGACCGGCAGAACCCGCAGATGCGCAGGACGCTTACGATCCAAGGGGCAAACGCGACCCGTTTTCTTCCCCTTTTTCGCAGCTGAGCGAGTCTCCAGAGCCGAGTGCCGAGCTCCACAGCCCGCTGCAAGGGATTGAACTGGAGCAGGTCCGGCTGGTTGGCATTGTCATGAATACCGAACACGCCAGAGCCCTGGTCGAAGATCATACCGGCTCTGCCTACGTTGTGAGTCCGGGAACGCAGATCGGGCCACGGGGAGGCGTGGTGAAAACGATTGAACCACGCCGGATCATTATCGAGGAGTACGAGGCCAACGTGTCCGGCAAGCCGCAGCGCACCCAGCATGAACTCACACTGATGGCGGCTACGGCTGCCCCAGCCCGGGAGACACAGCGCTAG
- a CDS encoding PilN domain-containing protein: MSIRINLLADVGQEISPSHRTEGVLAGALLVASLGTFGSMYTAQSSQAQALIAQQGRLESELGPLREHAAALLSHRQEQARMEEKINLIQELLSSQSRARAVRILDDLSVHTPEFAWLTEFAERAGSARLEGRAVDNQTVASFAHNLAQSAYFENVEIRETVREQVPAGAPSLTRFVIESGVTDGRNTSAGLAAEAAERPLTQEKADQLREFIEQTR, translated from the coding sequence GTGAGTATTCGGATCAATCTTCTCGCCGATGTCGGCCAAGAGATCAGCCCTTCACACCGAACGGAGGGCGTCCTTGCCGGCGCGCTGCTTGTGGCAAGCCTGGGCACCTTTGGCTCAATGTACACCGCACAGTCGAGCCAAGCCCAGGCTCTCATCGCGCAGCAGGGCCGTCTGGAAAGCGAATTGGGTCCTCTGCGTGAGCATGCCGCGGCTCTCCTCAGCCACCGGCAAGAGCAAGCCCGGATGGAGGAGAAAATCAATCTTATTCAGGAACTTCTGTCCTCTCAAAGCCGGGCCAGGGCGGTGCGGATTCTGGACGATCTGAGCGTCCATACGCCTGAATTTGCATGGTTGACGGAGTTCGCCGAGCGCGCTGGCTCGGCCAGGCTTGAGGGGCGGGCGGTTGACAACCAGACGGTTGCCTCCTTCGCCCATAATCTGGCCCAGTCGGCCTACTTTGAGAACGTTGAGATCCGCGAAACGGTCCGAGAGCAGGTGCCGGCCGGAGCGCCGTCGCTCACCCGCTTTGTGATTGAGAGTGGGGTGACCGATGGGCGCAATACCTCGGCCGGGCTGGCAGCCGAGGCTGCTGAGCGGCCATTGACACAGGAAAAAGCCGATCAGCTGCGGGAGTTTATCGAACAGACACGCTGA
- the pilQ gene encoding type IV pilus secretin PilQ produces the protein MTMRQGWMIQASRTAVGVCLALGLGACAAQVPGPTPAAVPAITASARQVEPADPLLIQEVRLTETAGQRRVQFQFSQPPHGIDYFPLRDPSRLVIDVQGPIASQPQVETYDTLDQLVSAVRISTYQGRIRLVIDMESEEVPPFSVDQRESVITAYLGHKQDVSATPQMSNTQVLMAAEDTSADIPGTPAPARQQPQPSQLPADAVPESGQRSSALIARAEVPEPAYTGTHISLDFRNADIHDVFRILADVSGFNIIATDDVQARVTLKLVEVPWDQALDVLLQANGLEKMQSGNVVTVSTSQRLEQERTARLAAKQVEQQLADLETVYLTINYVKATEVVELISHEADSDGGGVALMSPRGTIAADSTSNVLILRDTPEHIVAVQELIKNIDIQTPQVIIESYIVTASENLARDLGIQWGSRYATGPASGNPTGVNFPGTLGVGGVGALGTGGVPFIADFPAALGAPALDLFLGSLDGSQALNLRLSALETQGKARVISRPRVVTINNTPAQIRNRREVRVPIISGNTVVGGPGTTGGSDAFEEFDVGITLEVVPQISSDGYILLEINAESSELATPSIPAGSGFPQIPDVLTRTASSNILIKAGDTFVLGGILQDDLRQDETGIPYLRNLPGFGWLFRGKNRSKTKDELLVFTTPRLTAGVSPVGLPTAQQLWEKRSRRPGATASDRLPPAAGTAAEGVWREGGLSERERGWDTRRLDC, from the coding sequence ATGACGATGCGACAGGGATGGATGATACAGGCGTCAAGGACAGCGGTCGGAGTCTGTCTGGCTCTCGGCCTGGGCGCGTGTGCGGCCCAGGTGCCCGGCCCGACGCCGGCTGCTGTCCCAGCCATCACCGCGTCTGCCCGCCAGGTTGAACCGGCCGACCCGCTCCTGATCCAGGAAGTGCGCCTGACCGAAACGGCCGGACAGCGCCGCGTGCAGTTTCAATTTTCCCAACCGCCCCACGGCATCGATTATTTCCCCTTACGGGACCCGAGTCGTCTGGTGATTGATGTCCAAGGGCCGATTGCGTCCCAGCCCCAAGTCGAAACCTATGATACGCTGGACCAGCTGGTTTCAGCCGTGCGGATCAGCACCTACCAGGGCCGAATCCGTCTGGTCATCGATATGGAGAGCGAAGAGGTCCCCCCCTTTTCGGTCGACCAGCGCGAGAGTGTGATCACGGCCTATCTCGGCCACAAGCAGGACGTGTCTGCCACGCCCCAGATGTCGAACACCCAGGTGCTGATGGCTGCCGAAGACACCTCTGCCGATATTCCTGGAACGCCCGCCCCAGCGCGACAGCAGCCCCAGCCCTCCCAGCTGCCGGCCGATGCGGTACCCGAATCCGGACAGCGCAGCTCTGCCCTAATCGCTCGTGCCGAAGTCCCGGAACCGGCCTATACCGGAACACACATCTCGCTCGACTTCAGAAACGCCGATATTCACGATGTTTTCCGTATCCTGGCTGATGTCAGCGGTTTCAATATTATTGCCACCGATGATGTGCAGGCGCGGGTGACCCTGAAGCTCGTTGAGGTGCCCTGGGATCAAGCGCTCGACGTGCTGTTGCAGGCCAACGGGCTGGAGAAGATGCAGTCGGGCAATGTCGTGACGGTTTCTACCTCACAACGCCTGGAACAGGAACGCACTGCGCGTTTGGCGGCCAAACAGGTGGAACAGCAGCTCGCTGATCTTGAGACGGTCTATCTGACGATCAATTATGTCAAAGCGACCGAAGTGGTTGAATTGATCAGCCACGAAGCCGACTCCGACGGGGGTGGGGTGGCGCTGATGTCCCCACGCGGCACAATTGCTGCGGATTCCACCTCAAACGTTCTCATTCTGCGCGATACACCGGAGCATATTGTTGCCGTTCAGGAGTTGATAAAAAACATCGATATCCAGACGCCCCAGGTCATTATCGAATCGTATATTGTCACCGCCAGCGAAAATCTGGCGCGCGACCTCGGGATTCAGTGGGGCTCTCGTTATGCGACCGGTCCGGCGAGCGGCAATCCCACAGGTGTCAATTTTCCAGGTACCCTCGGCGTGGGTGGAGTTGGGGCGCTCGGAACCGGTGGCGTGCCGTTTATCGCCGATTTTCCGGCCGCGCTTGGTGCGCCGGCGCTGGATCTGTTCCTGGGTTCGCTCGACGGTTCGCAAGCCCTCAATCTGCGCCTCAGCGCGCTTGAAACCCAGGGTAAAGCCCGGGTCATTTCCCGCCCTCGGGTAGTGACGATCAACAACACCCCGGCCCAGATCCGGAATCGGCGCGAAGTCCGGGTTCCGATCATCTCCGGCAACACGGTGGTCGGCGGACCGGGGACGACTGGCGGAAGCGACGCGTTTGAGGAGTTTGATGTGGGTATTACCCTCGAAGTCGTGCCTCAAATTTCTTCGGATGGATATATCCTGCTGGAAATCAACGCCGAGAGCAGTGAGCTTGCCACCCCCAGCATTCCGGCCGGGTCGGGGTTTCCTCAGATCCCGGATGTGCTGACGCGGACGGCGAGTTCGAACATTCTGATCAAAGCCGGAGACACCTTTGTCTTGGGCGGCATTCTCCAGGATGACCTCAGACAGGACGAAACCGGGATTCCATACCTGCGCAATCTGCCTGGCTTTGGTTGGCTCTTCCGTGGCAAAAACCGGAGCAAAACCAAAGATGAACTGCTGGTTTTTACCACCCCGCGATTGACCGCTGGGGTGTCACCCGTCGGCTTGCCGACGGCTCAACAGCTGTGGGAGAAACGTTCCCGAAGACCGGGCGCGACTGCTTCGGATAGGCTGCCGCCGGCCGCTGGAACGGCCGCGGAGGGAGTGTGGCGGGAAGGAGGGCTGAGCGAAAGAGAGCGTGGCTGGGACACTCGGAGGCTTGACTGTTAG
- a CDS encoding shikimate kinase → MPDNIILTGFMGTGKTQVGRRLAKRLGWRFIDTDLIIEQELGTSIRQLFAEKGEAYFRGQERRVIARVCQDQRCVIATGGGAIVDPANAQQLQNSGLLICLTATPEVIFARVRGNTDRPLLQAEDPLSTIRSLLARRSDAYARAQLTIDTSQQSVEQVVAVVLNAYRDYARV, encoded by the coding sequence ATGCCGGACAACATCATACTGACCGGCTTCATGGGGACTGGCAAGACCCAGGTCGGCAGACGTCTGGCCAAGCGGTTGGGGTGGCGGTTCATCGACACAGACCTCATTATCGAGCAGGAACTCGGCACCTCTATCCGACAGCTCTTTGCAGAAAAGGGAGAAGCCTATTTCCGTGGGCAGGAACGGCGGGTGATCGCCCGGGTGTGTCAAGACCAGCGGTGCGTGATCGCCACCGGCGGTGGGGCAATTGTCGATCCGGCCAACGCCCAGCAGCTGCAAAACAGCGGTTTGCTGATATGCCTGACCGCGACGCCTGAGGTCATTTTCGCCCGGGTACGAGGGAACACCGACCGTCCGCTCTTACAGGCCGAAGATCCCCTGTCGACAATTCGGAGCCTGCTGGCACGTCGGTCCGATGCCTATGCCAGGGCACAGCTCACTATTGACACCTCACAGCAGAGTGTGGAACAGGTTGTTGCGGTCGTGCTGAACGCATATCGGGACTACGCCCGAGTCTAA
- a CDS encoding VWA domain-containing protein, which yields MKPQRRTFDIFSLSFLDVVSCGFGAVILLVLISDFSEAVTPQLQARTEALLRAILGAEAEADDLRADLSDRQAEAAARAAALARLRAAAEAARGSVRTSKDENRVLDKNLAGLTLVEQSVKRAAVQQDTTQESDEEVGGIPVDSDYVVFIVDTSGSMQQIWGRVTRELENVMTIHPKITGFQILNDNGAHLISGYAGRWIPDTPRRRQNVIRLFRTWNSTSNSSPVEGLHVALRRYARPNIKLSIYIFGDDYTGGSYDPVIEALHRLNTDAATGKRLAKVHAVGFVSPHTQGHFPILMRELTRQNGGTFVALPVQ from the coding sequence ATGAAGCCCCAGCGTCGGACCTTTGATATTTTCAGCCTGTCGTTTCTGGACGTGGTGTCGTGCGGCTTCGGCGCGGTGATCCTGCTGGTCCTGATTTCGGATTTTTCAGAAGCAGTTACGCCCCAGCTCCAAGCCCGGACGGAGGCCCTGTTGCGGGCTATTCTGGGTGCCGAGGCCGAGGCTGACGACCTGCGGGCCGATCTCTCCGACCGGCAGGCCGAGGCGGCGGCGCGTGCCGCCGCGCTGGCAAGATTGCGGGCGGCTGCCGAGGCGGCACGCGGGAGCGTCAGGACGAGCAAAGACGAAAACCGTGTCCTGGACAAAAATCTGGCCGGGCTGACGCTGGTCGAACAATCCGTCAAACGCGCCGCCGTTCAACAGGATACGACTCAGGAAAGCGACGAGGAGGTGGGCGGCATTCCGGTCGACAGCGACTACGTCGTCTTTATTGTTGATACGTCGGGAAGCATGCAGCAAATCTGGGGGCGGGTGACGCGGGAGCTTGAGAATGTCATGACCATTCATCCCAAGATCACCGGATTCCAGATTCTGAACGACAACGGGGCGCATCTGATCTCTGGCTATGCCGGACGCTGGATTCCTGATACCCCGAGGCGCCGTCAGAACGTCATCCGGCTGTTCAGAACCTGGAACAGCACCTCAAACAGCAGCCCTGTCGAAGGACTCCACGTTGCCTTGCGGCGCTACGCCCGGCCGAACATCAAGCTGTCCATCTACATTTTCGGCGACGATTACACCGGTGGTTCCTACGACCCGGTCATTGAGGCCCTCCACCGACTCAATACCGACGCCGCCACCGGCAAACGCCTGGCCAAGGTCCACGCGGTCGGCTTTGTGTCTCCCCACACCCAGGGCCATTTTCCCATCCTGATGCGCGAGCTGACTCGCCAGAACGGCGGCACCTTCGTCGCCCTGCCGGTGCAGTAA
- the aroB gene encoding 3-dehydroquinate synthase, whose translation MESITVDLGQRSYPIGIGSGVLANLGSLLSERGLTTRRVAVVTDSNIAPYYREPLVTGLSEAGYEPWVIVLPPGEQRKDLATLSLVYDKLIEGRIERRSALIALGGGVIGDLTGFAAATFQRGVPFIQVPTTLLAQIDASVGGKTAVNHPAGKNLIGAFYQPRLVLIDVDTLTTLPQREFVAGLAEVIKYGAILSPDLFVLLEEQLDRLLGLEPVLLTSIIKTCCQLKAQVVEADEQEADYRAILNFGHTLGHAVESATGYGRFLHGEAVAIGMAFAAKLSLQRGLCRAETRDRLVRLIRRAGLPVDIPPDIAEQYLRTAIEADKKVSAGSVKFVCLEQLGKTRFELLSATDIVRHVSQ comes from the coding sequence ATGGAGAGCATTACGGTTGATCTCGGCCAACGCTCCTACCCCATCGGAATTGGGTCCGGAGTCCTGGCCAACCTTGGTTCGCTGCTGAGCGAGCGGGGCCTGACCACCAGGCGCGTTGCGGTGGTGACGGATAGCAATATCGCTCCGTATTACCGCGAGCCGCTGGTCACCGGCCTGAGCGAGGCCGGGTATGAACCGTGGGTGATCGTGCTGCCGCCCGGTGAACAGCGCAAGGACCTTGCGACGCTGTCCCTGGTGTATGACAAGCTGATCGAGGGACGGATTGAGCGCCGTTCTGCGCTGATCGCTTTGGGCGGCGGGGTGATTGGGGACCTGACCGGGTTTGCTGCCGCCACGTTTCAGCGCGGCGTCCCTTTTATCCAGGTGCCGACAACGCTGTTAGCCCAGATTGACGCCAGCGTAGGCGGAAAAACCGCCGTCAATCATCCGGCCGGCAAGAATTTGATCGGAGCCTTCTACCAGCCGCGTCTTGTCCTCATTGATGTTGATACGCTCACAACCCTGCCCCAGCGTGAGTTTGTGGCCGGCCTTGCGGAAGTGATCAAGTACGGCGCGATTCTGAGCCCGGACTTGTTTGTCCTCCTGGAAGAGCAACTCGACCGCCTGCTCGGACTGGAGCCCGTATTGTTGACCTCGATCATCAAGACCTGCTGTCAGCTCAAGGCGCAGGTCGTCGAGGCGGACGAGCAAGAGGCCGACTACCGGGCAATCCTGAACTTCGGCCATACGCTGGGCCACGCCGTTGAGAGTGCGACCGGCTATGGACGGTTCTTGCACGGTGAGGCGGTCGCCATCGGTATGGCGTTCGCCGCCAAGCTGTCGCTGCAACGTGGTCTGTGCCGAGCGGAAACCCGCGACCGTCTGGTGCGCCTGATCAGACGGGCCGGCTTACCGGTTGATATCCCGCCGGATATTGCCGAACAGTACCTCCGCACCGCCATTGAGGCAGACAAGAAGGTCTCGGCCGGCAGCGTCAAATTCGTGTGTCTCGAACAGCTCGGAAAGACTCGCTTTGAGTTGCTGAGCGCCACCGACATCGTCCGTCACGTATCTCAGTGA